The following coding sequences are from one Deltaproteobacteria bacterium window:
- a CDS encoding SAM-dependent methyltransferase: MPYPADFFDAHSRHWRDAELLFQADRWANADQLYGFSAECGLKAVMERLGMATDDTGKPEAGEHRQHVQDLWPTFLVFAAERGGDRLASRLPGDMPFADWSQADRYAHGEHFDEGIVRPHREAASAVADMVESACQDA; the protein is encoded by the coding sequence ATGCCGTACCCAGCAGACTTCTTCGACGCGCACAGCCGCCATTGGCGCGATGCCGAACTCCTGTTCCAGGCTGACCGGTGGGCCAACGCGGATCAGTTGTATGGCTTCAGTGCCGAGTGCGGCCTGAAGGCGGTCATGGAGAGGCTTGGGATGGCAACAGACGACACGGGCAAGCCTGAAGCAGGAGAGCACCGCCAGCACGTCCAGGACTTGTGGCCTACGTTTCTGGTCTTCGCGGCGGAACGCGGGGGCGATCGCCTGGCCAGCCGGCTCCCCGGCGACATGCCGTTTGCCGACTGGTCTCAGGCGGACCGTTACGCGCACGGCGAGCACTTCGACGAAGGCATCGTGCGCCCGCACCGGGAAGCTGCGTCGGCTGTCGCGGACATGGTAGAGTCCGCATGTCAGGATGCGTAG
- a CDS encoding UbiD family decarboxylase, with amino-acid sequence MSQDLRSYLELVEAKDDLVRIAGPVDPRYEVSALVAKLARERRRRPVLLLENVKGSALPVVTNLHASRRRMALAMNAEPREVQRTFLKAMERPVAPVVVDGGPVKEVVHTGSDVDLLALPQIVHHAADAGPYITAAISFARDPEDGTWNCAYNRLMIMGKDRTSIHITASKHLWEFYRKAEARGEALPVAFAVGVHPAIGLGALAIGSIDEDERAIMGGVLGEPLELVRCETSDLLVPAHAEIILEGEILPGERTPEGPFSEFTGYSLGERQREVVRYNAVTMREGALFHDISVAQVDHLLLSTIPMEANLYRAVRAIVPSVTAVRVPAPYSCYVAIEQRISGQAKNAILAVLGADMYIKRVVVVDHDVNIFDDREVAWALGTRCQADRDITVISNTRGSDLDPSTDSDGYTAKWGVDATAKPSLAEYTPRNRIPRDVLERIDLDKLGL; translated from the coding sequence ATGTCGCAGGACCTCAGAAGTTACCTGGAGTTGGTGGAAGCGAAGGACGATCTGGTCAGGATCGCCGGTCCCGTGGATCCGCGCTACGAGGTGAGCGCGCTGGTGGCGAAGCTGGCGCGCGAACGGCGGCGCCGGCCGGTGCTCCTGCTGGAGAACGTCAAGGGCAGCGCGCTCCCGGTGGTGACCAACCTCCATGCGAGCCGGCGGCGCATGGCATTGGCCATGAACGCCGAACCGCGGGAGGTCCAGCGTACGTTTCTGAAAGCCATGGAGCGCCCGGTGGCGCCGGTGGTGGTGGACGGCGGGCCGGTCAAGGAAGTGGTGCATACGGGTTCCGACGTCGACCTGCTGGCGTTGCCGCAGATCGTCCACCACGCCGCGGACGCCGGACCCTACATCACCGCCGCCATCTCGTTCGCGCGGGACCCGGAGGACGGCACCTGGAACTGCGCCTACAACCGCCTGATGATCATGGGCAAGGACCGCACGTCCATCCACATCACCGCGTCCAAGCACCTTTGGGAGTTCTACCGGAAAGCGGAAGCCCGCGGGGAGGCGCTGCCCGTGGCCTTTGCCGTGGGGGTCCATCCCGCCATCGGCCTGGGAGCGTTGGCCATCGGCTCCATCGACGAGGACGAGCGCGCCATCATGGGCGGCGTACTGGGAGAGCCGCTGGAACTGGTGCGCTGCGAGACCTCGGACCTGCTTGTCCCGGCCCATGCCGAGATCATCCTGGAGGGCGAGATCCTGCCCGGCGAGCGTACGCCCGAGGGGCCGTTCAGCGAGTTCACCGGCTACAGCCTGGGCGAGCGCCAGCGCGAGGTGGTGCGCTACAATGCCGTGACCATGCGGGAAGGAGCGCTGTTTCACGACATCTCCGTCGCCCAGGTGGACCACCTGCTGCTGTCCACCATCCCCATGGAGGCGAACCTCTACCGCGCCGTGCGCGCCATCGTCCCGTCGGTGACGGCGGTGCGCGTGCCCGCGCCCTATAGCTGCTACGTCGCCATCGAGCAGCGGATCTCCGGGCAGGCCAAGAACGCCATCCTGGCGGTGCTGGGCGCCGACATGTACATCAAGCGGGTGGTGGTGGTGGACCACGACGTCAACATCTTCGACGACCGGGAGGTGGCCTGGGCCCTGGGCACCCGCTGCCAGGCGGACCGCGACATCACGGTGATCTCCAACACCCGCGGTTCCGACCTCGACCCGTCGACGGACTCGGACGGCTACACCGCCAAGTGGGGCGTCGACGCCACCGCCAAGCCCTCCCTGGCCGAGTACACGCCGCGCAACCGCATTCCGCGGGACGTGCTGGAGCGCATCGACCTGGACAAGCTGGGGCTTTAA